A window of Euwallacea similis isolate ESF13 chromosome 10, ESF131.1, whole genome shotgun sequence contains these coding sequences:
- the LOC136411514 gene encoding knirps-related protein-like isoform X1 gives MSRRAVSQRASVRQRTTVRQRAAIRQRAAIRQRAIVRAFNSNRERSTMNQTCKVCSEPAAGFHFGAFTCEGCKSFFGRSYNNISTINDCKNGGKCVINKKNRTSCKACRLKKCLSVGMSKSGSRYGRRSNWFKIHCLLQSQQQKHMQENGSPPRESKGQDRVPTPMGGQPNHPLRMMNNFAPPLMGMPRTREEMMFMGFDEPFRHSASPAMSSPESHNSDSMEFNDARRIPVATGMFPPSFLPPPSMLFAAAYPPFYPGLMQPTTFAHTLPVPMGPATAGTGRREYLDAVLQSQRVTPPTQMIVEEDEDEEDEELDVKTPMPTPSLSPEQDVPMDLSMKTCSDRGSSPSTSEGTSRGRGSDGDDSCDSLGAITMMRPKISKQA, from the exons ATGTCAAGGAGAGCAGTTAGCCAAAGAGCATCAGTTAGGCAAAGGACAACAGTTAGGCAAAGGGCAGCAATTAGGCAAAGGGCAGCAATTAGACAAAGGGCAATAGTTCGGGCATTTAACTCAAACAGGGAAAGATCTACG ATGAACCAGACATGCAAAGTTTGCTCGGAGCCTGCCGCCGGATTCCACTTTGGCGCCTTTACCTGCGAGGGATGCAAG TCGTTTTTCGGACGGTCCTACAACAACATATCCACAATAAATGACTGCAAGAACGGCGGAAAATGCGTCATCAACAAGAAAAATCGCACCTCGTGCAAGGCTTGTCGGTTGAAAAAGTGCCTCAGTGTAGGCATGTCCAAGAGTGGTTCGCGATATGGCAGGCGCTCCAACTGGTTCAAAATTCACTGCCTCTTACAGAGCCAACAGCAGAAACACATGCAAGAAAATGGAAGCCCTCCTAGGGAGTCGAAAGGACAGGATCGGGTGCCTACTCCCATGGGGGGACAGCCCAATCATCCCCTGAGAATGATGAACAATTTCGCCCCTCCCCTCATGGGAATGCCGCGCACCAGGGAGGAAATGATGTTCATGGGATTCGACGAACCATTTAGGCACTCAGCTTCACCGGCAATGAGCAGCCCCGAATCTCACAATTCAGACTCCATGGAGTTCAACGACGCTCGACGCATACCCGTCGCAACTGGCATGTTCCCGCCCAGTTTCTTGCCACCCCCATCCATGCTGTTCGCCGCGGCCTACCCGCCCTTCTACCCGGGACTGATGCAACCCACTACGTTTGCGCACACCCTCCCGGTCCCTATGGGACCAGCTACCGCAGGCACAGGGCGCCGGGAGTATTTGGACGCGGTGCTTCAGAGCCAGCGCGTCACGCCTCCCACTCAGATGATCGTGGAAGAGGACGAAGACGAGGAGGACGAGGAACTAGATGTTAAGACTCCAATGCCCACTCCCAGTTTGAGTCCCGAGCAGGACGTTCCCATGGATCTAAGCATGAAGACTTGCAGTGATAGGGGGTCCTCTCCTTCCACCTCCGAGGGAACCTCGAGAGGTCGCGGGAGCGACGGAGATGACTCCTGTGATTCCTTGGGGGCTATAACTATGATGAGGCCCAAGATCTCCAAACAGGCTTAA
- the LOC136411514 gene encoding knirps-related protein-like isoform X2 codes for MDMNYMNQTCKVCSEPAAGFHFGAFTCEGCKSFFGRSYNNISTINDCKNGGKCVINKKNRTSCKACRLKKCLSVGMSKSGSRYGRRSNWFKIHCLLQSQQQKHMQENGSPPRESKGQDRVPTPMGGQPNHPLRMMNNFAPPLMGMPRTREEMMFMGFDEPFRHSASPAMSSPESHNSDSMEFNDARRIPVATGMFPPSFLPPPSMLFAAAYPPFYPGLMQPTTFAHTLPVPMGPATAGTGRREYLDAVLQSQRVTPPTQMIVEEDEDEEDEELDVKTPMPTPSLSPEQDVPMDLSMKTCSDRGSSPSTSEGTSRGRGSDGDDSCDSLGAITMMRPKISKQA; via the exons ATGGATATGAACTAT ATGAACCAGACATGCAAAGTTTGCTCGGAGCCTGCCGCCGGATTCCACTTTGGCGCCTTTACCTGCGAGGGATGCAAG TCGTTTTTCGGACGGTCCTACAACAACATATCCACAATAAATGACTGCAAGAACGGCGGAAAATGCGTCATCAACAAGAAAAATCGCACCTCGTGCAAGGCTTGTCGGTTGAAAAAGTGCCTCAGTGTAGGCATGTCCAAGAGTGGTTCGCGATATGGCAGGCGCTCCAACTGGTTCAAAATTCACTGCCTCTTACAGAGCCAACAGCAGAAACACATGCAAGAAAATGGAAGCCCTCCTAGGGAGTCGAAAGGACAGGATCGGGTGCCTACTCCCATGGGGGGACAGCCCAATCATCCCCTGAGAATGATGAACAATTTCGCCCCTCCCCTCATGGGAATGCCGCGCACCAGGGAGGAAATGATGTTCATGGGATTCGACGAACCATTTAGGCACTCAGCTTCACCGGCAATGAGCAGCCCCGAATCTCACAATTCAGACTCCATGGAGTTCAACGACGCTCGACGCATACCCGTCGCAACTGGCATGTTCCCGCCCAGTTTCTTGCCACCCCCATCCATGCTGTTCGCCGCGGCCTACCCGCCCTTCTACCCGGGACTGATGCAACCCACTACGTTTGCGCACACCCTCCCGGTCCCTATGGGACCAGCTACCGCAGGCACAGGGCGCCGGGAGTATTTGGACGCGGTGCTTCAGAGCCAGCGCGTCACGCCTCCCACTCAGATGATCGTGGAAGAGGACGAAGACGAGGAGGACGAGGAACTAGATGTTAAGACTCCAATGCCCACTCCCAGTTTGAGTCCCGAGCAGGACGTTCCCATGGATCTAAGCATGAAGACTTGCAGTGATAGGGGGTCCTCTCCTTCCACCTCCGAGGGAACCTCGAGAGGTCGCGGGAGCGACGGAGATGACTCCTGTGATTCCTTGGGGGCTATAACTATGATGAGGCCCAAGATCTCCAAACAGGCTTAA
- the Ars2 gene encoding serrate RNA effector molecule homolog isoform X2 — MGDSDDEYDRKRRDKFRGERGEASYRGTDRPSRPRDDWVERDTWPRPRPREYRPRDRGYSPGMEPAPKRMRHDYYGGEGYYNHYNPYHQPPHREPPGPPMPPAEGQQPPMMSFKAFLATQDDNISDSDAIEKYNDYKLEFQRQQLNEFFVAHKDDEWFRLKYHPEESLRRKEEQAAALKRRLQVFIDLLNAGKLETTTVDCAQTTNLLKVLDTVVIKLEGGTDEDLDFLEKEYQEMESKYREQKEKEAAAEKAREAKAIEDAKKKEETTVTEVKIKGEEAAKTNGEPEEKSLENVREEGEEIEEGEEENKVVAEDKLEEKDEADEEVLDSGAKEEITEEESKPEKDEDEEMKENTPIAVTDENTNQEQKDKSAEESTNEPELQDITTKKTTKKRKRSRSGSSSSSSGSASSSDDEEEEGQEKQEKVSEEKHDKKTVEEEDKDEVEIISDDKPEKPRALHKTTSIFLRNLAPTITKQEVEAICARYDGFLRVALADPQPERRWLRRGWVTFKRDANIKEICWNLNNIRLRECELGAIVNRDLSRRIRPVNGIVAHRQVVRSDIRIAAKVTLHLDAKAGLWSEEGRPDRDAVKTQQTFGLVSNNPVLYNITDYLIEEASAEEEELLGLEPTAENQEAVSTMDRDENLIKVLDRIIIYLRVVHSVDYYNHCEYPNEDEMPNRCGILHARGPPPTAKTDMTQFIGAPVEIKMVNFLPEKPTEEKDKNETKLVNMALKDMDTEVDKFVQANTRELAKDKWLCPLSGKKFKGPDFVRKHIFNKHAEKIEEVKKEVQFFNNYLKDAKRPMLAEAPQPKREEQPPFNHPGGYGGGGGYGGGGYGRPQPFFNQGFPQRARGYAPRSRGGPPDFGRPIIHYRDLDAPREPDEFI; from the exons ATGGGTGATAGTGACGATGAGTATGATAGGAAAAGGAGGGATAAATTTCGAGGTGAAAGGGGTGAAGCCAGTTATCGAGGTACTGACCGACCCTCCAGACCTCGTGATGATTGGGTAGAGCG TGACACTTGGCCGCGTCCGAGGCCACGAGAATACAGACCCAGAGACCGTGGGTATTCTCCAGGCATGGAGCCTGCTCCAAAACGAATGAGGCATGACTATTATGGAGGAGAGGGCTATTATAATCACTACAACCCCTATCACCAACCACCCCATAG AGAGCCCCCAGGTCCACCCATGCCCCCTGCAGAGGGCCAACAGCCTCCCATGATGTCATTTAAAGCTTTCTTGGCCACTCAGGATGATAATATATCTGACAGTGATGCAATTGAAAAATACAACGATTACAAGCTGGAGTTTCAAAGGCAGCAGTTGAATGAGTTCTTTGTGGCTCATAAGGATGATGAATG GTTCAGGCTGAAATATCATCCAGAGGAGTCTTTGAGGCGCAAAGAAGAGCAGGCAGCCGCTTTGAAA CGCCGGCTTCAAGTATTTATTGATCTTCTTAATGCTGGAAAACTTGAGACTACTACAGTGGATTGTGCACAGACTACCAATTTGCTAAAGGTACTTGATACTGTTGTAATTAAGCTGGAAGGAGGCACTGACGAGGATCTGGACTTTTTGGAGAAGGAGTATCAAG aAATGGAGAGCAAATATAGGGAGCAGAAGGAGAAAGAAGCGGCTGCAGAAAAAGCCCGCGAAGCCAAGGCCATTGAGGATGCCAAGAAAAAGGAAGAGACTACT GTGACAGAAGTGAAAATCAAAGGGGAGGAAGCTGCCAAGACCAATGGTGAGCCAGAGgaaaaaagtttggaaaatgTTAGGGAAGAAGGGGAGGAAATTGAAGAGGGGGAAGAGGAAAACAAAGTTGTAGCTGAGGATAAATTGGAGGAGAAAGATGAAGCTGACGAAGAAGTTTTGGACAGTGGAGCAAAAGAAGAAATTACAGAAGAGGAAAGTAAACCTGAGAAGGACGAAGATGAGGAGATGAAAGAAAATACTCCAATTGCTGTAACTGATGAAAACACCAACCAAGAACAAAAAGACAAATCTGCCGAAGAATCAACTAATGAGCCAGAACTGCAAGACATTACCACTAAGAAAACAACCAAGAAAAGGAAACGTTCCCGTTCGGGCAGTAGCAGCTCCTCCTCTGGCTCCGCCAGCTCCAGCGATGACGAAGAGGAAGAAGGTCAGGAAAAGCAAGAAAAAGTGTCTGAAGAAAAACATGACAAAAAAACAGTTGAGGAGGAAGACAAGGACGAGGTCGAGATTATCTCGGATGATAAGCCAGAAAAGCCGCGCGCTCTGCACAAAACAACATCTATTTTTTTGCGTAATTTAGCTCCTACCATCACCAAGCAGGAGGTGGAAGCCATCTGCGCGAGATATGATGGATTTTTGCGTGTTGCGCTAGCGGATCCGCAGCCGGAGCGCCGATGGCTCCGTCGTGGATGGGTAACTTTTAAACGGGACGCTAACATCAAGGAGATCTGCTGGAATTTGAATAACATCAG gtTGCGCGAGTGCGAGTTGGGAGCCATCGTGAATCGTGATCTTAGCAGGCGCATTCGTCCTGTGAACGGAATCGTTGCTCACAGACAGGTGGTGCGATCGGACATCCGAATAGCTGCCAAGGTGACTTTACATCTTGATGCTAAAGCCGGACTGTGGTCTGAGGAGGGACGTCCCGACCGTGATGCAGTCAAAACACAGCAAACCTTCGGCCTCGTTTCTAATAATCCCGTTTTGTATAACATCACCGATTATCTCATTGAGGAGGCTAGCGCTGAGGAAGAGGAGTTGCTGGGCTTGGAACCCACTGCTGAGAACCAGGAGGCTGTGTCTACTATGGACCGGGACGAGAACCTCATTAAAGTGTTGGACCGCATTATTATATACCTTCGCGTTGTCCATTCCGTTGATTATTACAACCACTGCGAGTATCCCAATGAGGACGAAATGCCTAATAGATGCGGAATTTTGCACGCACGTGGACCACCCCCAACTGCCAAG ACGGACATGACTCAATTTATCGGAGCCCCGGTTGAGATAAAAATGGTCAACTTCCTGCCAGAAAAACCCACCGAAGAGAAGGACAAGAACGAAACCAAACTCGTCAACATGGCATTAAAGGACATGGACACGGAAGTAGATAAGTTCGTGCAGGCCAACACCCGTGAATTGGCCAAAGACAAGTGGCTCTGCCCTTTGTCCGGCAAGAAGTTCAAAGGACCGGACTTTGTGCGCAAGCACATCTTTAATAAACATGCGGAGAAGATCGAAGAAGTGAAGAAGGAGGTGCAATTCTTCAATAATTATCTCAAGGACGCCAAGAGGCCTATGCTGGCCGAGGCACCGCAGCCTAAGAGGGAGGAGCAGCCGCCTTTTAACCATCCTGG GGGTTATGGTGGTGGGGGTGGTTACGGAGGCGGTGGCTACGGTCGGCCTCAGCCGTTTTTCAACCAAGGATTCCCGCAGAGGGCGAGGGGCTACGCACCCAGGTCTAGGGGAGGACCTCCCGATTTTGGAAGGCCCATTATTCATTATAGGGATTTGGATGCCCCAAGAGAACCCGATGAGTTTAtttaa
- the Ars2 gene encoding serrate RNA effector molecule homolog isoform X1 — translation MGDSDDEYDRKRRDKFRGERGEASYRGTDRPSRPRDDWVERDTWPRPRPREYRPRDRGYSPGMEPAPKRMRHDYYGGEGYYNHYNPYHQPPHSFQRSFLFREPPGPPMPPAEGQQPPMMSFKAFLATQDDNISDSDAIEKYNDYKLEFQRQQLNEFFVAHKDDEWFRLKYHPEESLRRKEEQAAALKRRLQVFIDLLNAGKLETTTVDCAQTTNLLKVLDTVVIKLEGGTDEDLDFLEKEYQEMESKYREQKEKEAAAEKAREAKAIEDAKKKEETTVTEVKIKGEEAAKTNGEPEEKSLENVREEGEEIEEGEEENKVVAEDKLEEKDEADEEVLDSGAKEEITEEESKPEKDEDEEMKENTPIAVTDENTNQEQKDKSAEESTNEPELQDITTKKTTKKRKRSRSGSSSSSSGSASSSDDEEEEGQEKQEKVSEEKHDKKTVEEEDKDEVEIISDDKPEKPRALHKTTSIFLRNLAPTITKQEVEAICARYDGFLRVALADPQPERRWLRRGWVTFKRDANIKEICWNLNNIRLRECELGAIVNRDLSRRIRPVNGIVAHRQVVRSDIRIAAKVTLHLDAKAGLWSEEGRPDRDAVKTQQTFGLVSNNPVLYNITDYLIEEASAEEEELLGLEPTAENQEAVSTMDRDENLIKVLDRIIIYLRVVHSVDYYNHCEYPNEDEMPNRCGILHARGPPPTAKTDMTQFIGAPVEIKMVNFLPEKPTEEKDKNETKLVNMALKDMDTEVDKFVQANTRELAKDKWLCPLSGKKFKGPDFVRKHIFNKHAEKIEEVKKEVQFFNNYLKDAKRPMLAEAPQPKREEQPPFNHPGGYGGGGGYGGGGYGRPQPFFNQGFPQRARGYAPRSRGGPPDFGRPIIHYRDLDAPREPDEFI, via the exons ATGGGTGATAGTGACGATGAGTATGATAGGAAAAGGAGGGATAAATTTCGAGGTGAAAGGGGTGAAGCCAGTTATCGAGGTACTGACCGACCCTCCAGACCTCGTGATGATTGGGTAGAGCG TGACACTTGGCCGCGTCCGAGGCCACGAGAATACAGACCCAGAGACCGTGGGTATTCTCCAGGCATGGAGCCTGCTCCAAAACGAATGAGGCATGACTATTATGGAGGAGAGGGCTATTATAATCACTACAACCCCTATCACCAACCACCCCATAG TTTTCAACGCAGTTTTTTGTTCAGAGAGCCCCCAGGTCCACCCATGCCCCCTGCAGAGGGCCAACAGCCTCCCATGATGTCATTTAAAGCTTTCTTGGCCACTCAGGATGATAATATATCTGACAGTGATGCAATTGAAAAATACAACGATTACAAGCTGGAGTTTCAAAGGCAGCAGTTGAATGAGTTCTTTGTGGCTCATAAGGATGATGAATG GTTCAGGCTGAAATATCATCCAGAGGAGTCTTTGAGGCGCAAAGAAGAGCAGGCAGCCGCTTTGAAA CGCCGGCTTCAAGTATTTATTGATCTTCTTAATGCTGGAAAACTTGAGACTACTACAGTGGATTGTGCACAGACTACCAATTTGCTAAAGGTACTTGATACTGTTGTAATTAAGCTGGAAGGAGGCACTGACGAGGATCTGGACTTTTTGGAGAAGGAGTATCAAG aAATGGAGAGCAAATATAGGGAGCAGAAGGAGAAAGAAGCGGCTGCAGAAAAAGCCCGCGAAGCCAAGGCCATTGAGGATGCCAAGAAAAAGGAAGAGACTACT GTGACAGAAGTGAAAATCAAAGGGGAGGAAGCTGCCAAGACCAATGGTGAGCCAGAGgaaaaaagtttggaaaatgTTAGGGAAGAAGGGGAGGAAATTGAAGAGGGGGAAGAGGAAAACAAAGTTGTAGCTGAGGATAAATTGGAGGAGAAAGATGAAGCTGACGAAGAAGTTTTGGACAGTGGAGCAAAAGAAGAAATTACAGAAGAGGAAAGTAAACCTGAGAAGGACGAAGATGAGGAGATGAAAGAAAATACTCCAATTGCTGTAACTGATGAAAACACCAACCAAGAACAAAAAGACAAATCTGCCGAAGAATCAACTAATGAGCCAGAACTGCAAGACATTACCACTAAGAAAACAACCAAGAAAAGGAAACGTTCCCGTTCGGGCAGTAGCAGCTCCTCCTCTGGCTCCGCCAGCTCCAGCGATGACGAAGAGGAAGAAGGTCAGGAAAAGCAAGAAAAAGTGTCTGAAGAAAAACATGACAAAAAAACAGTTGAGGAGGAAGACAAGGACGAGGTCGAGATTATCTCGGATGATAAGCCAGAAAAGCCGCGCGCTCTGCACAAAACAACATCTATTTTTTTGCGTAATTTAGCTCCTACCATCACCAAGCAGGAGGTGGAAGCCATCTGCGCGAGATATGATGGATTTTTGCGTGTTGCGCTAGCGGATCCGCAGCCGGAGCGCCGATGGCTCCGTCGTGGATGGGTAACTTTTAAACGGGACGCTAACATCAAGGAGATCTGCTGGAATTTGAATAACATCAG gtTGCGCGAGTGCGAGTTGGGAGCCATCGTGAATCGTGATCTTAGCAGGCGCATTCGTCCTGTGAACGGAATCGTTGCTCACAGACAGGTGGTGCGATCGGACATCCGAATAGCTGCCAAGGTGACTTTACATCTTGATGCTAAAGCCGGACTGTGGTCTGAGGAGGGACGTCCCGACCGTGATGCAGTCAAAACACAGCAAACCTTCGGCCTCGTTTCTAATAATCCCGTTTTGTATAACATCACCGATTATCTCATTGAGGAGGCTAGCGCTGAGGAAGAGGAGTTGCTGGGCTTGGAACCCACTGCTGAGAACCAGGAGGCTGTGTCTACTATGGACCGGGACGAGAACCTCATTAAAGTGTTGGACCGCATTATTATATACCTTCGCGTTGTCCATTCCGTTGATTATTACAACCACTGCGAGTATCCCAATGAGGACGAAATGCCTAATAGATGCGGAATTTTGCACGCACGTGGACCACCCCCAACTGCCAAG ACGGACATGACTCAATTTATCGGAGCCCCGGTTGAGATAAAAATGGTCAACTTCCTGCCAGAAAAACCCACCGAAGAGAAGGACAAGAACGAAACCAAACTCGTCAACATGGCATTAAAGGACATGGACACGGAAGTAGATAAGTTCGTGCAGGCCAACACCCGTGAATTGGCCAAAGACAAGTGGCTCTGCCCTTTGTCCGGCAAGAAGTTCAAAGGACCGGACTTTGTGCGCAAGCACATCTTTAATAAACATGCGGAGAAGATCGAAGAAGTGAAGAAGGAGGTGCAATTCTTCAATAATTATCTCAAGGACGCCAAGAGGCCTATGCTGGCCGAGGCACCGCAGCCTAAGAGGGAGGAGCAGCCGCCTTTTAACCATCCTGG GGGTTATGGTGGTGGGGGTGGTTACGGAGGCGGTGGCTACGGTCGGCCTCAGCCGTTTTTCAACCAAGGATTCCCGCAGAGGGCGAGGGGCTACGCACCCAGGTCTAGGGGAGGACCTCCCGATTTTGGAAGGCCCATTATTCATTATAGGGATTTGGATGCCCCAAGAGAACCCGATGAGTTTAtttaa
- the nompB gene encoding intraflagellar transport protein 88 homolog encodes MASADILDLSKQFEDSELSTDIKELNSKSIMKFRNDLRLSTPKPVLHIGASTEFQRQPSAVPKTPFKPSTGYSRAGTGFKPTTNFKKPGSGKPLTGFRPQTNADAVNRPMTAVRGAGYTSGGGKPFDPLNQGAAMQTPPLELQKDDTPEERMRQQEQKIMNLVEESCIAQSEGDLRKALTKAKEASYKERALIKMQEQHGLGDHHNIDLTYAVLFNLANQYGVNELFTEALNTYQTITKNRMFSNAYRLKVNMGNLYLKQGHFQMAVKMFRMALDQVPSSQKNLRIRIMHNIAMVFVKMGQWEEAVNSLEFIMSEQACHRAGLHLVVCCRALEDRERMRTSFSLLLAVPLDVEEDDKYSLEQDSPEDTLLALAIQNDDLRKYEASKKHDAEFCILTAAKLIAPFVENTLNEGYDWCVGTIKNSEYAPLASDLEINKAVMFLKQNQLAEAIETLKGFEKDSDIELNAATNLSFIYYLQGDYETALRYSFTVEQCKQPNANGFVNYGACLITKGQLDKAIQTFQKALELDSGHFEAIYNLGLCLKRQGHYIEALSCFQRFTGSLALLPGVVCQVANLLELIGDAEAAIDTYQQLLGLAPTDAKALQKLGELFDQEGDKQQAHHYHSDSFRYYPGNLSVIEWLGSYYIEMQVLEKALTYFEKAALMQPGEPKWNMMVAGCHRRSGNMHKALMLYQDIHRQFPENTECLRFLVRLCSDLGMREAQEYLRELKKLEKAKEVRERVNSSRPGSRRSNSGLSSRAGSGFTPVPEHGSIRSPPPLSGTSRNLRSMRSMHAQNSASSSDSGIGHNAATIDATYSDPLGSLPVRPRTGAGKPLDFDDFGNEELGDDLLPE; translated from the exons ATGGCATCTGCAGACATCCTAGATCTCTCAAAACAATTCGAGGACTCAGAATTATCCACTGACATCAAAGAATTAAATAGTAAATCCATAATGAAGTTCCGGAACGATTTGCGTCTCTCTACTCCAAAACCTGTGCTGCATATTGGTGCTTCCACCGAG TTCCAAAGGCAACCTTCGGCAGTACCAAAAACACCCTTTAAGCCCAGTACGGGCTACAGTAGGGCGGGCACAGGATTCAAACCCACCACCAATTTCAAGAAGCCAGGCTCAGGCAAGCCTCTTACAGGGTTCAGGCCTCAGACCAATGCAGATGCGGTAAACCGTCCTATGACTGCCGTTAGAGGAGCTGGGTACACTTCGGGGGGCGGCAAGCCTTTTGATCCCCTAAACCAGGGGGCTGCAATGCAGACTCCCCCTTTAGAGCTTCAAAAAGACGATAC GCCTGAAGAAAGAATGAGGCAGCAAGAGCAAAAGATCATGAATTTGGTTGAAGAATCTTGTATTGCCCAAAGTGAGGGAGATCTACGGAAGGCTCTGACCAAAGCCAAAGAAGCATCGTATAAAGAGCGAGCTTTGATTAAAATGCAGGAGCAGCATGGGCTTGGGGATCATCATAACATCGACCTCACTTATGCG GTTCTCTTCAATTTGGCTAATCAATATGGGGTAAACGAGTTGTTTACTGAAGCCCTAAATACCTATCAGACCATTACCAAAAACCGCATGTTCTCTAACGCCTATAGACTCAAAGTCAACATGGGGAACTTGTACTTGAAACAGGGCCACTTTCAAATGGCCGTAAAAATGTTTCGAATGGCCCTAGATCAAGTACCATCCAGCCAGAAAAATTTAAG GATCAGAATCATGCATAATATCGCCATGGTCTTTGTCAAGATGGGTCAATGGGAGGAGGCAGTTAACAGTTTGGAGTTTATCATGAGCGAGCAGGCCTGCCACAGAGCCGGACTGCATCTTGTGGTCTGCTGCag AGCTTTGGAGGATCGGGAGAGAATGAGAACCTCCTTTTCACTGCTGCTGGCGGTGCCTCTTGATGTGGAGGAGGACGACAAGTACAGTTTAGAGCAG GACAGCCCTGAGGACACTCTCCTAGCATTGGCCATCCAAAACGATGATTTGCGGAAGTATGAAGCATCAAAGAAACATGATGCGGAATTCTGCATTTTAACTGCAGCCAAACTAATAGCGCCCTTCGTCGAAAACACCCTCAATGAAG GCTACGACTGGTGTGTGGGGACGATTAAAAACTCTGAATACGCTCCTTTAGCTTCGGACTTGGAAATCAACAAGGCAGTCATGTTCTTGAAGCAAAACCAGCTTGCAGAAGCCATAGAAACTCTCAAGGGCTTCGAAAAAGATTCTGATATTGAGTTAAATGCGGCGACTAACTTGAGCTTCATTTACTACCTG CAAGGAGACTATGAAACTGCCCTGAGATACAGCTTCACTGTAGAGCAATGTAAGCAACCTAATGCGAATGGCTTTGTAAACTATGGAGCCTGCCTCATAACCAAAGGTCAGTTGGATAAAGCAATCCAGACCTTTCAAAAAGCATTGGAGTTGGATTCTGGCCATTTTGAGGCAATTTATAATTTAG GTCTCTGCCTTAAACGTCAAGGGCACTACATCGAAGCTCTTTCTTGCTTCCAACGTTTCACAGGCTCTTTGGCTCTACTTCCAGGAGTTGTCTGCCAAGTTGCAAATCTCCTGGAGCTAATAGGGGATGCTGAAGCGGCTATAGACACTTACCAGCAACTTTTAGGCCTTGCTCCTACCGATGCCAAGGCCCTACAGAAATTAGGGGAGCTGTTTGACCAGGAGGGAGACAAGCAGCAAGCCCATCACTATCACTCAGAT TCATTTAGGTATTACCCAGGGAATTTATCAGTAATAGAGTGGCTAGGCTCGTACTACATTGAGATGCAGGTCTTAGAGAAGGCTCTAACCTACTTTGAGAAGGCGGCGTTAATGCAACCAGGGGAACCCAAATGGAATATGATGGTCGCAGGGTGTCACAGACGCAGCGGGAACATGCACAAGGCCCTGATGCTTTACCAGGATATACATAGGCAGTTTCCAGAGAATACGGAATGTTTAAGGTTTCTGGTGAGACTCTGCAGCGATTTGGGCATGCGTGAGGCGCAGGAATATTTGCGGGAGCTAAAGAAACTGGAGAAGGCGAAGGAAGTGCGGGAGAGAGTAAACAGCAGCAGGCCGG GTTCCAGAAGAAGCAACAGTGGCTTATCTTCGAGGGCTGGCTCGGGCTTTACCCCGGTACCAGAACACGGCTCCATTAGGAGTCCTCCACCTCTTTCGGGTACCAGCAGGAACCTGCGCAGCATGCGTTCCATGCACGCCCAAAACAGCGCCAGCAGCTCTGATTCTGGAATAGGGCATAACGCAGCCACAATCG ATGCGACTTATAGCGATCCCTTAGGGTCCCTGCCGGTGAGGCCTCGGACTGGCGCAGGGAAACCCTTGGATTTTGATGATTTCGGGAACGAGGAACTGGGCGATGACCTTTTGCCCGAATAA